From Syngnathus scovelli strain Florida chromosome 14, RoL_Ssco_1.2, whole genome shotgun sequence, one genomic window encodes:
- the gjb10 gene encoding gap junction protein beta 10 encodes MNWGFLQGLLSGVNKYSTAFGRVWLSIVFVFRVLVFVVAAEKVWGDEQKDFKCNTAQPGCHNVCYDHFFPVSHVRLWALQLIFVTCPSFLVVMHVAYRDDREHKHRLKYGENCHRLYLNTGKKRGGLWWTYVLTLIFKVCVDTTFVYLLYHIYEGYDFPSLIKCEQKPCPNKVDCFIARPTEKRIFTIFMVVTSLVCIFLSVIEIIYLVGKRCREIFTGVHHSHHIMTSSSSNLMKSNPLTMSTKNTPQTPAPAYSMVVS; translated from the coding sequence ATGAACTGGGGATTCCTTCAGGGCCTCCTCAGTGGGGTGAACAAGTACTCCACCGCCTTCGGCCGAGTGTGGTTGTCCATTGTGTTCGTCTTCAGGGTGCTGGTATTCGTGGTGGCGGCCGAGAAGGTTTGGGGTGACGAACAGAAGGATTTCAAATGCAACACAGCTCAGCCGGGTTGCCACAATGTCTGTTACGACCACTTCTTCCCCGTGTCCCACGTGAGACTGTGGGCACTGCAGCTCATCTTCGTCACTTGCCCCTCGTTCCTGGTGGTGATGCACGTGGCTTACCGGGATGACCGCGAGCACAAGCATCGGCTCAAGTACGGCGAGAACTGCCACCGCCTCTACCTGAACACGGGCAAGAAGCGCGGCGGCCTGTGGTGGACTTACGTCCTGACTCTGATCTTCAAAGTCTGCGTGGACACCACCTTCGTCTACCTCCTTTACCACATCTACGAGGGCTACGACTTCCCCTCGCTCATCAAGTGCGAACAGAAGCCCTGTCCCAACAAGGTGGACTGCTTCATCGCCCGGCCCACAGAGAAAAGAATCTTCACCATCTTTATGGTGGTCACCAGCCTGGTCTGCATCTTCCTCTCTGTTATAGAGATTATCTACCTGGTGGGCAAACGCTGCCGCGAAATCTTCACCGGTGTCCATCACTCTCACCACATTatgaccagcagcagcagcaatttGATGAAATCAAACCCTCTGACTATGTCCACAAAGAACACGCCACAAACCCCTGCCCCAGCGTACAGCATGGTTGTATCTtga
- the gjb3 gene encoding gap junction protein beta 3 — protein MDWKTFQALLSGVNKYSTAFGRIWLSVVFVFRVMVYVVAAERVWGDEQKDFDCNTKQPGCSNVCYDHYFPISHIRLWALQLIFVSCPSFMVVMHVAYRDDRERKHKVKNGENAKLYSNTGKKHGGLWWTYLISLFCKTGIEIAFLYILHHIYDSFYLPRLVKCEVFPCPNIVDCYIGHPTEKKVFTYFMVGASAVCIVLNICEIIYLIAKRIVRIVKKNKRPKQNPPVTTEEYIDDLFNNCIDPLPKMDMEDKPPSFKSANKPEYRLSMLKFDDKIRASAPNLSTPC, from the coding sequence ATGGACTGGAAGACATTCCAAGCTCTCCTGAGTGGGGTGAACAAATACTCCACAGCCTTTGGGCGCATCTGGCTGTCCGTGGTGTTTGTATTCAGAGTGATGGTGTATGTGGTGGCAGCCGAACGGGTGTGGGGTGACGAGCAGAAGGACTTTGATTGCAACACCAAGCAACCGGGATGCTCCAACGTCTGCTATGACCACTACTTCCCCATCTCGCACATCCGCCTGTGGGCGCTGCAGCTGATCTTCGTCTCCTGCCCGTCCTTCATGGTGGTCATGCACGTGGCCTACCGTGATGACCGCGAGCGCAAGCACAAAGTCAAGAATGGTGAGAACGCCAAACTCTACAGCAACACGGGGAAGAAACATGGCGGCCTGTGGTGGACCTACCTGATCAGCCTCTTCTGCAAGACGGGCATCGAGATCGCCTTCCTCTACATCCTCCACCACATTTATGACAGCTTCTACCTGCCCAGGCTTGTCAAGTGCGAGGTGTTTCCTTGCCCCAACATAGTGGACTGCTACATCGGCCATCCCACTGAGAAGAAAGTGTTCACCTACTTCATGGTGGGCGCGTCTGCGGTCTGCATCGTCCTCAACATCTGTGAAATCATCTACCTCATCGCCAAGAGAATCGTGCGAATTGTCAAAAAGAACAAGAGGCCCAAACAAAACCCCCCTGTGACCACCGAAGAGTACATAGATGACCTTTTCAACAACTGCATTGACCCTTTGCCCAAAATGGACATGGAGGATAAGCCTCCATCTTTCAAGTCTGCAAACAAGCCAGAGTACAGATTGTCAATGCTGAAGTTTGATGACAAGATTCGGGCCTCTGCTCCAAATTTGTCTACTCCTTGCTGA